The Deinococcus yavapaiensis KR-236 region GGAACTTCGTGGCGAAGGACCTGCAGGACCTCAAGCGGCGATGGACGCAAGGCTTCGCGTTGGTGCGCCACAAGAACCTTGTGCTCGCCTTCTTCTGCCATACCCCAACGTGATCTCCTCCGATTTCTATAGAAATGTTCATGACGAATCCCGACGGCTTCAGTGACAAGATCATCGTCGATGCCAGCGAGCACAGCAATGACTTCTACGTCGCGACGCCCGTGGACCCTAAGAGCAAGCCCCCATCCTTTCGACGGGGGCCTTTCTATTTGGGACTTTACTACTTCTGCGTAGGCGTGACGTAGCCGATTCGTTCGAAGGAGAGCCAAGCCGTCTCCGAGAAGACGACGAGGCGTTGGGTGTCCCCACTGATGATGTAACCCCACGACGTATTCATCGCCTGATGAAAGACTCCAGGAACGGCGTACAGACACCGCTCGCTCGGCTTGGGCGGCAGGGGGGCGACCTTCATCTGCATCGCGTTGTTAGCAGCGGCAATGGTGCCTTCATACGTCCCGCAGCCCAAACGACCTCGAATCGAGTTCCCCACGATGAAAAGATCCGTCGTGGGGAGCGGGGATAAAACAGGGGCTGTTCCCACGGAAGTCATCTTCGTCAACCTCCAGATGCCGTTCATGGGGGCTGGCGTGCTGGCATCTTGAGCAGCGGAAAGACCCGTTGATAGGACAAGCGCGGCTAAATAGCGTCGCATAGGTTTGTATCCTCCTGCTTTGTCATGAGACGCCGTTGACGGTCGGCGTGAAGTTCCTCCCTCCTTTGGCTCCCTTGCCTTACCGCTCCGAGCCTGGGATGACCAAGCCCCGGCACCCCTCCCGCCGCTCGCCAGCGTGACGGCCTGGGTCTCACGTCCGACGTCACGCTGCGCATCACCGCCGTCAGCGGCACCGCCGGACTGGCCCAACTCGAAGGTCAATTGAATGGCGCAGCAGGCGCCGGGCATACGCTCGGCGCTGCTCTCGAGGTCGCCATGGCCAGTCTCGCCGTGGAGTTGATCGGCCAAGTTGCCGCGTGTGCTGCCCGCTGGGTGCCGGGTGACGATGGGGCGATGGTGGCGGTCAGCATGACGCCCGCGCTTTTTGGTTTCGAAAAAGTCAGGTTATGGACGTTGGCTCTCTTCGTGCCATGCACAAGTACCTCGGCTCTAAGCTCCGCCACAACTCGCTCTGCCGGAAGGTGATGGGTTCGGAGTGTGTGAGGTGTGTCCCGCATGGCCAACTCAACGGGATGCACTACGAGCGCCATGGCCGCTTCAAGGCATGCTTGAAGATGATGTCGTGCAAGTCTCGGACCATGCGTCCTCCTGACCGCCCGAGCGGGGGCATCATGATTGTTCCAGTGCCTCTTTCTCTGGAGAGGTGATGCTGCCTCGGATGAAGCGGCAGTATTGGCCAACGACATGGAATATTCTGCAGTCCATCGGTAGTTTGCTCACGACGTCGACGACACTCCAAGGCAATGATGTCGACGTCTATTTTGCAATATCGGTATATAGATTCACTCACGGCAGGATGTCAATATCTATTCGCGGTAGGTGAATGTTGTTTCGATTATGGGACGTGCCGGGGGCTGAGAGTGAAGAGTTTGCTTGTTTCGGTTGTGTGCATTACCTTACTGATTGGTTGCGATTCCCATCGCTATGGACTTGCTCGTATCACAGAAGAAGAGGTCGTCGGTAAGTACGTCAATGGATACGGCTCCAGCTATGTTCTTCTCGATAATCACGAGGTGAGACTAAAAAGACCGGATGGCTCCGAGGTGGTGGGAATCTGGAAATTTGTGGCAGCCCCTGAGTTCTCTGCCGTCGACCTTAAGGTGTGTAAATATTATAGTACTGCGCCCGGCGAGTGCAGAACAGGCGTTGGTATTTACAGAAAACTGTTTTACTACTATGATAACAAATTGGTCTTGGGCGCCGATAGAGATGCGACGCGAAGTTTTCGTGAAAGTAGTGATGCTCTCAGAGCGCCCAGCAAAACCTCAGATTAGAGGGTGTTTGAAAAGGCTGTGCTGAACGATGTAAAAGCACCGTACCATCTTTTATGACACGCTTTCCAAGCGACCTCACGGATGCCGAGTGGGTCATTCTCGCACCCCTCCTGCCGGTCCCAGAACACCCCGGTCGACCACGCAAGTGGTCCTTGCGCCTCATCCTCGACGGCATCTTCTATTCGTTACGCACCGGCTGCGCCTGGCGGTACTTACCCGATCACTATCCGCCCTGGCAATCGGCCTTCCACTATTTCCACATTTGGCGCATTTCAGGCTTGTGGGAAGTGCTCAACGCACAACTTCGCGAGCGAGTTCGAGAAGCGGCAGGTCGACTCGCACAGCCCTCCGCGTGCATTCTCGACAGTCAAACCGTGAAAACCACCGAGCAAGGCGGCGTGAAGGGCTACGATGGAGGCAAGAAGATCAAGGGTCGCAAGCGCCACGTACTCGTCGACACTCAGGGTCTGCTGTTGAAGGTCAAGATCCTGGCGGCCAACGTGACGGACCGGCTCGGCGGTGAACTCTTGCTGCCGCTCGCCAAGCCGCTCTTTGCCCGATTGTCTCATCTGTTCGTGGATGGTGGGTACAAGGGCAAGTGGGTCGAGTGGGTCAAACAGACGTTGCACTGGACCGTGGAGGTGGTGCAGCGTCCGGATGCGAATATCCGCGGCTACTGGTTGCTAGAAGGGCACGAATTGACGCCGGAGCAGATCAAGACCTTGCGAGGGTTTCGAGATTTCAAGGTTATTCCGAGGCGCTGGGTGGTCGAGCGGACCTTCGCCTGGACGTCGAGAAATCGTCGATTGGCGAAGGATTACGAGCGCTTACCGGAAATGGGAGAGGCGCTGATGTACGCCGCGATGGTCCGCTTGATGCTCACTCGACTTGCAAGCGAGAAAAGTGCGTCCTGAATGTGTTCAAACACCCTCTAAGCACTGGCGGGATGGCAGTCGATGAGCCTGAAAGGTACACGTGCGCCAACGCCATAAGCTTGATGGCAAGTTCCTTGTGCTCTACAAAGCCTTCAGAGGGTGCTCAAAGGCTCGAGTCAGTTACGAGCGTCGCCATGCACGTTCCAATGTCCGTCCACTTGCTCGGGTCCACGTCGGTCTTGTCCTCGAAACGCGAGCCGCGCAACGTCCCCTTGAGCGTCGTGGCATTCGGTGTGAACGCGCGAATCGTGCACTCCAACCCGCGAATTGGCAAGACGTTCATCACCGTTCGGTAACGAACCGGACCGAACCAAACAAAGCGGATCACCTTGGCTTCAGGCGTAAAGCCAACATAGCCGAGGGGCCTGCTATCGCCCGCTGATACGTTGGATCGCGGCGCGAAGCTTGTCATTATATTCGTGTAACCCGCCGCATCCACGTTGCTGAACGTGTCGGGCGCCCCAGTCCATTCATCGAAGCGGTGGAGATGACGGTAGACGCAAACTGTCCATTATTGGCAAATTGACTGTACGTGGTCTCCAACGCCCAACTTTGTCCAACGCGAAGGGGAGTCGAATCGAGCGCATTGTTCAAGTTCGAGGCTATGGTCGTGGTGGCCGTCGGAGCGCACGCGACGAGTGCCAGAAGGACGAAGAGAGGAAGGAGCAGTCGTTTCACGGGCCCGAATGTAGTGTCTCGAGCAACGTGACGGCTGTGAGCTTTCGGTCTGCCCAAGCGTTGGAAGCTCGGGAAATCGCAGAGGCGCTTGTGAATCGCTTGCTGCCATGTCCCACCCCATAACGGAGTTCTTCAAGGGCGTTTCATGCGATCCAGCAGGATGAGGATCAGGGCCAAGAGGAAGAGCTGACCAAGATTCGACCATGCGGCGTAGATGTCATCTCGTGCAAATCCACGGATCGAAAGCGCCACGTTCGCAATCATCAGTACTCCAACAAGAATCCGGGTTCATTGCGTTTGCCCTTGCAGGCTACCTCGCAGTGACTATGTCCACGCGCTACATCAAGCACTGTGAGCCAACGAGCCGCCAACTCGATTTGCTATTGTGAAGCCGTACCATGACGCTTCACGCCTGGCACGCTCACCTTATAGGAGCAGCCCAGCTCGAGTCGAACGACGGACTCAACGTGCCGCTCGAACGCAAAACAGCCGCCTTGCTGGCTTACCTCGCCCTTGAAGGGCCGACGCGGCGCCCGCAACTCACGGAGCTCCTCTGGCCGGACACGCGCGAGGAGGCGGCTCGCAACAACCTCGTGCACCTGCTGCGCAAACTCCGCGGCCACACGGGCAGCGACCTGATCGAAGGCGGTGGAATCCTCACGCTTGCCAAAGGGATGTCCATCGACGCCTCGAGCGCTCGCGAAGCGTTCGTGCGTGGAGATCACACCACGTTCCTCTCCTTCGAAGGAGAGGTTCTCCAAGGCTTGACGTACGACGACTGCCCGGACCTCGACGAATGGGTGTACGGCGAGCGCGAGCGGCTCGACACGTGGCGGCGCATCGCGCTTCGTCAGGAAATCGAGCGTGTCCAGCAGACCGGCGATTACGATGGTGCGCTCGTGCACGCGTACACGCTGCTCGACCTCGATCCCACGTCGGAGGATGCCCACCGACGACTCATGCGCCTGCATTACCTGCGGGGCGACCGTCCCGCCGCGCTCCACGCGTACCAGAAGTGTCGTGACGTCCTTTGGCGGGAGCTGAACGTCGAGCCGCTGCCTGAAACGAACGACTTGGCGCGGGCCATCGAACGTGGCGCCGTGCCGACCTCCGTGCGCACCACGAATGTCGCACTTCCGCTCGCGGTGCTGCGCCCTCCCGTGCTCGTGGGACGCGAGCGCGAGTGGGAGCGGATGGAGGAAGCGTGGGCGCGTGGTCAGTACATCTACGTCATGGGCGACCCAGGGGTCGGAAAGACGCGCTTGGCGATGGACTTCGCTCGCAGCAAAGGCGTGGTGCTCGAGTTCAAAGGGCGGCATGGCGACGCGAACCAGCCGTTCACGTCGTCGGCCCGCAACTACCGCGCTTCCCTCGAGCGTCGGCCCGACGTCGTGCTCGAACCGTGGGTGCGCCGTGAACTCGGGCGGGTGCTGCCTGAATTCGCCGCGCATGGCGAGATCCTGCCGCCGCTGGGTCACAGCGATGACTTGCTGCGGTACCGCCGAGCGATGCTCGAACTTTGCCGTGCGGCGTGGAGCGACGTGGACGTCGTCCTCGTCGACGATATCCAGTTCTACGACCACCCCTCGCTCGTGGACGGCGTGTTTTTCTTCGGACAACCTGAGCATCCCGGTCACTTTCCGCGCGCCGTGTGCACGTTTCGACGAGGCGAGTTGCAGCCTGACATGCAGCGCGAAATCGACGAGCTGGTGCGACTCAGCTTGGCGGTCCTCATCGACGTGCCGAACCTCGCCATGACCGACACCCACGCGTTGCTCAGCGACTTGGGCGTACCTGACGATGAACGCTTCCGTGATCGGCTCGCGCGGTACTCGGGTGGCAGTCCCTTGTTCGCGCTGGAGATCGTCAAGCACCTCGTCGAAAGCGGCGCCTTCGAGACGGATGAAAACCTCGCGACCGTCAAGCTGCCGCTCACGCCGAAGGTGGGTGAAGTCATCGCGCGCCGCCTCGAGCGACTGTCCGCGCCCGCTCTCGGTGTGGCGCGCGCGGCGGCCGTGCTGCAAAGCGACTTCGACCTCGAGCAGATCGCGGAGGTGCTTGGAGGTGGCTTGCTGGACGTCGCGCAGGCGTGGGAGGAACTGGAGCGCGCGCAAGTCGTATCCGGAGATCGCTTCACGCACGACCTGGTGTACGAGGCGGTCGAGGCGGCCATGCCATCCTCGGTTCGTCAACTGCTGCATCGAAGTGTCGCTCGGATGCTCGAGCGATTCGGCAGCGGCGCGGCTCGCATCGCGCACCATTGGCGTGCCGGTGGCAAGGCGTCGACGGCCGCGCCATGGTGGGTGCGGGCCGGCGAGGATGCGTTGGAAGGTTTTCAGCTCGACGAGGCAGCGCGCTTCTTCGAAGCGGCCGCCGAAGAATTCGAGCGTGGCGGAGAGCACGCCCGAGCGTCCGACGTACGTTCGCGTATGGCTACTGTCAATATGAGGTCTTCGTGATGCAGCGAGGATAGGATCATCGACGCCATCGTGCTCCCGTGGATGGCGGGCGAGAAGGCGAAGGATCGCTGGTGGGCGGAAGGAACGCGAAGACTGACTTGAAGATCACCAAGGAGGGACCTCGAGTTTCAAACGGAAGGGTCCTCGCACATTCGCACATCATGAAAAAGAGTCGAGTGTCATCCTGACTTCAACGAGCCTCCAAGGGGAATCGTGAGCGTTGGAAGGAGACGCGAGTTTTGGATGTTCAGCCTCTTCAATCTGATCGTCACGATCCTTTTGACGGTGTTGGACGTGGCTCTGGGTCTCGGTGATGAGAATTTTGGAATTTTAAGTGGAATCTATGGCCTTGCCGTCCTCGTGCCCTCCATCGCGGTCGGCATTCGCCGCCTCCATGACACCGGCCGATCCGGCTGGTGGACCCTGATCGGCCTGGTACCGCTTGTTGGCGCCCTTGTTCTGCTGATCTTCGACGTCCAAGAAGGCGAAGCTGGAAGCAACAAGTGGGGACCGAACCCCAAGGCTGAAGTCAATCCGTACGCCGACAGCGCCTGAGGTCGAACCAAAACAAGCTCTGACACGACGACGAAGGCCAGAAGATCACTCTTGGCCTTCGTCGTCGAAACATTCATGCTACTTTCCGCACGACTGTGGACGTCGATGAGAATCTCGCTGGAGCAGGATCGTTTCGACCGAGCGCGGCTTGAATAACACGACCGCCCTCACAGGGGTTGACGTGTCGCTGTGCATGCCGCCGGTGTCCGTCCACGTACCCGACTCAAGTCATTGTCCACGCCGAGGAGTCATCCGGGTCAGTCGGAGGCGGCTGCGGAACGTAGGGCGGAAGGGATGCCAAGGATGACGATACGGCATCGTGTACCCGCGTAGCGTGCCCTGAAATCGAGTATTACCGGACCCGTACTGCGTCACGCGACATTCGAAGCAGTCGGTCGCCGTCTTGAGCGTCTTGGCAGGTTGCGTCCGTACGAACCACACCGCGTTCCCTCGCGCGTCGAAGCCCGCGTACCCGGACAGGGACGTGAATCGAGCGGTCGAACTGGACTCCAGTTCAGTGGTTAGGATCTTGCGGTCGTCCGCTTTGCTCGAGTTGCTGAACGTGTCGTGGCCGTCGGGGTGGGGATACTGCTTGAGTGGGATCGTGAATCCCACCGGTTGGTTCCGGTACGTTCCTTCGACGTGTCAAACTTGGTCTTGTTTGAAGGGCGTCTCGTTGAGCGTGTCGGCGGCGTTGGAAGTCGGACTCGGGGCGCACGCGGCGAGCAGGGTCGTGAGGGCCAAGGGTGCAAGAAGCATGAAGGAGGCTTTCACGGGGGAAGTGAGCACGCGGGGTGGTGCGTCGGCGGGCAACGGCTCAACGCCACCCCTCCGACCTATGTTGTCGTCACCCCGCTCGGAACGCCACAGCCTGAGGGCATGTCGCAAATCGTCGAGAACATTCAAGCTGTTAGAG contains the following coding sequences:
- a CDS encoding BTAD domain-containing putative transcriptional regulator, producing the protein MTLHAWHAHLIGAAQLESNDGLNVPLERKTAALLAYLALEGPTRRPQLTELLWPDTREEAARNNLVHLLRKLRGHTGSDLIEGGGILTLAKGMSIDASSAREAFVRGDHTTFLSFEGEVLQGLTYDDCPDLDEWVYGERERLDTWRRIALRQEIERVQQTGDYDGALVHAYTLLDLDPTSEDAHRRLMRLHYLRGDRPAALHAYQKCRDVLWRELNVEPLPETNDLARAIERGAVPTSVRTTNVALPLAVLRPPVLVGREREWERMEEAWARGQYIYVMGDPGVGKTRLAMDFARSKGVVLEFKGRHGDANQPFTSSARNYRASLERRPDVVLEPWVRRELGRVLPEFAAHGEILPPLGHSDDLLRYRRAMLELCRAAWSDVDVVLVDDIQFYDHPSLVDGVFFFGQPEHPGHFPRAVCTFRRGELQPDMQREIDELVRLSLAVLIDVPNLAMTDTHALLSDLGVPDDERFRDRLARYSGGSPLFALEIVKHLVESGAFETDENLATVKLPLTPKVGEVIARRLERLSAPALGVARAAAVLQSDFDLEQIAEVLGGGLLDVAQAWEELERAQVVSGDRFTHDLVYEAVEAAMPSSVRQLLHRSVARMLERFGSGAARIAHHWRAGGKASTAAPWWVRAGEDALEGFQLDEAARFFEAAAEEFERGGEHARASDVRSRMATVNMRSS
- a CDS encoding DUF805 domain-containing protein, whose product is MSVGRRREFWMFSLFNLIVTILLTVLDVALGLGDENFGILSGIYGLAVLVPSIAVGIRRLHDTGRSGWWTLIGLVPLVGALVLLIFDVQEGEAGSNKWGPNPKAEVNPYADSA
- a CDS encoding IS5 family transposase — translated: MTRFPSDLTDAEWVILAPLLPVPEHPGRPRKWSLRLILDGIFYSLRTGCAWRYLPDHYPPWQSAFHYFHIWRISGLWEVLNAQLRERVREAAGRLAQPSACILDSQTVKTTEQGGVKGYDGGKKIKGRKRHVLVDTQGLLLKVKILAANVTDRLGGELLLPLAKPLFARLSHLFVDGGYKGKWVEWVKQTLHWTVEVVQRPDANIRGYWLLEGHELTPEQIKTLRGFRDFKVIPRRWVVERTFAWTSRNRRLAKDYERLPEMGEALMYAAMVRLMLTRLASEKSAS